Genomic window (Candidatus Cloacimonadota bacterium):
GATCTTGCGTTCCAGATCTTTATGGATCTGCTGCGTGCCGCAGATGAAACGCACGGAAGCGAGGCCGTAGCCCCAGTCGTTCATGATGTCCTGGGCGGCTTTCACCACCTCGGGATGGTTGCCCAACCCCAGATAGTTGTTCGCGCAGAAGTTCATGACTTTCTTGCCAGTGCTCACACCGATGTTCGCTCCCTGGGGCGTGGTGATGACGCGTTCGTTCTTGTACAAGCCCTGCTGTTTCAGTTCCACAAACAGGTCTTGCAGGTCGGTTTTCATTTTGCCAAACATGGCAAACCTCCACAATATTATTGGTTCAATAGTTGGCACACTTTTTGGAGGCCTCGAATCAGTCAATAAAAAAAGCTCCCGGTGAGGGAGCCAGATTTTGGTGCAGAAGGCGGGACTCGAACCCGCACACCCGTTACAGGCACAAGATCCTTAGTCTTGCGTGTCTGCCAAATTCCACCACTTCTGCATCTGTAAACTCTTTGGGGTTCAGTTGCCCGGGTTGGTTTCCGCGGGAGGCGTCTGAGGCTGCTGCGGCGCGGAACCGGCCGGAGCGGCTTGCGCGGGCTGGGCCGCGGGAGCGCTCTGCGGGGCCGGGGCCTTGGTATCGCCAAACTTTTCGTTCAGCACTTTGGGAGCCTTTGTCTCGTTCACTCTGGATACCTGGAAAGCCAGGAACAGGCAGGAAACGACAAAGATCACGCCCAGGATCTGGGTCCATTTGCGCAGAAACTTGGAGGCCCCGCTGCCGCCGAACACGTTCATCGCCGCCCCGCCCAGGTTGGCATCCAGGCCACCCTTGGAGGTTTGGGACAAAATGACCAGCACCAGCGCGGCGCTGATTATGATATGGATCACCAGGGCAATCGTGTATATAAGCATGTTTCTTTCCTTAACTAACTTCGAAAAAGCATTGTCTGGAAACTAAGTTTTGGAAGCGGCTTTTTTGTCAATCAGAAAATCCCGCCGTTCCTGCCAAACGCTAACCAACATGGCCGCCAAAAGCAGCGCCGCGCCAAGGATGGCGGTGGATGAAACCTTTTCCCGCAGAAGCAGCCAGCCGCCCAGCATGGCGAAAACACCTTCCAGGCAAAGGATCACACTGGCCGCGTGGGGTTGCACTTTTTTCTGCGCGTGCAGCTGCAGGGTGAAGGCCACTCCCACGGACATAATTCCCGCGTAGAGAAGCGGCAGGCTTGCCGTTCGCACCCCGGCCAAGAGCTTCGCGGTGAAGATGCCCTGATGGCTGTGAACGCGGTGGACAAGGCTCCCGGCCAGGCTCAGGAACGCGCAAACCCAGTACTGGAACTGCGCCAGGCGCAAACTCGAGTGGGATTTGGTGAGCTTGTCGATCAATTGCACGTGCAGCGCCCAGAAGACAGCTCCGGCCAGCACCAGCGAGTTGCCCAAAGTGGCCTGCAAATTGGGTTTTCCGTTGATCAAAACCAGGCCGGCCAGACTCAGGGCCACGGCCAGGGCCAGCGGAGGATTCAGCTTCTGGCCCCTTCCCAGGCCGATCAGGGGAACGAACACCACGTAGAGCCCGGTGATGAACCCGGCGCTGCCAGCCCCGGTCCAGAGCATGCCAAACTGCTGCAAGCTGGCGGCGAGGAAAAGCAGCGATCCCAGCAGCAGGGGGCCTTTCCAGCTATTCCACTCAAGTGGCGCGGGGTCTGCTGACGCGATCTGCGCGCTGGGGTTTTTCGCTTTGGAAAACCATCCGGGCAGGGCCACGCAAACCGCCCCCAAAGCGAAGCGCAAAGCGTTGAAGGTGAAGGGGTCGAGGCTGTCCATGCCTTTGCGCTGGGCCACGAAAGCCAGGCCCCAGATCGCTGCGGTGAGCAGCAGGGTGAGATATGCCGCCAACTTATCTGGCCCGGCTTAGTCTTCGCGGCATCTCTTCCGGCTCAGGGCCAGGCCGCCGAAACCGCCAACCACTCCCATGTAATAGCCCAGATCGTAGGCCCAGCCTGTGTTAAAGACCTCGTAGAGGCGAACCTCCCGGTTGAACAATTGCCAGATCAGGCTGATCGGCGCGATCCAGCCGTGCCAGATGCCCATGAAAAATCCAGCCCGGTTATCGGCTGAACGTCCATTCACTCCTGGCGCGCAAGCGCAAAGCAGGGCCAGGCAGAACAGCAGGCCCAGGATCAACGCAAGTTTTGTTTTCATTTTTATACTCCCTGTTCAACCCAAACTGCCATGCCCCGGTTTTGGTCAAGAGAATTGTTGGGCAAACGTGTTCAACCCCGCGCCGCAATTGTCTGCGAAAAGGGTGATGCCTGGCAGGGTGTGTAAAAAAATCAACAATCATGCTTATTTTACCCGCTGCAATTATAAAAAAAGGCTTGCCAAGAAATGGCGCGCCCGAAACTATGGAGAAAGAACAACCTTAAGGTAAGGAGACCACATGCTGTACACGCTTCCAGATGGCCGCAGTTTCGAGCTGGAGCAGGTTAGCAGAGTGTCCAGGATCCGGGACGAGGGTGTGGACGCCGGGCCGATCGGTTACAGCAAATTGGCGTTCCACATCAGTTTCAGAGGCAATGAAGTGATCGAAGTTGAGCTTCCCTATCTATACTCGGACTGGGTGGAGCAAAAAAAGAAGCTGAACTGCATCCGTGAGGGGCTGTTGCAAAGCATTCGCGAATATGGCGGAGAGGTTGACGATTCCTGACTCCTGGCCCCATTTCCGCTGATTTATAAACCACCCCCGCGTTCACGCTTCAGCCCCGAACACACGTCATTCCGGACGCAGGTGCTTGGGCGCCGGAGATCCGGAATCCAGCTCTGTTGGGTAATGCCTTTACAGGGTGTCGAGGCAGGCTGTGCCCGCATCGACCACTACTTGGTCGGGGTTTTGGTTTGGTTTGGCTGTTTGGATTCCTGAGCCCCGGGGCAGATGCCTCCACCCCGGAACTTTATACCGGCTCTCAACCACCCGGTTTGATTGAAAGCCGAACTATCCGGTCTTACGGCGCCAGCAGTTTCAGGATGTCGTCCGTGATGCTGATGGTGATCAGGTCTTTATAGGAGTAGGCCTGTTCGATGTCGGTCCCGTAGGCGTTGATCTTCACCTTGCCGTTCACCCGGTAGCTCACCTCACCGTTGATAGCGCCCTTGGCGATGTTGTAGATGGCTTTGAGGTTGTTCACTTTAAAGATCATCGTGCCTTCGCGGGAGTAGACCTTTTCGTCGAAGCTCAGGGCTTTGTCCAGGTCGCCAGTGCCGGATTCCGCGTTGCCGATGGTGATGTTGGCGGGAAATTCCTCCAGGGTGAATTTGAGCCCGTAGGGATTCATCACGATGAAATCCACCAGGACCTGGGTCTCGGTGATGCCAACTTTGCCCAGATAGCTGCGTTTGATCTTGAAAATGTCGTCGCCGTTGGCTTTGAAGGTGCTCAAAACCATTTGCAGCTGATCCCGGATGTCGATCTCGTAGGGCTCTTCGAACACCAGGTTTTGCCTGGTGCCCAGCACCTTGCCAGAGCCTGTTCCCGCGATATAGACAAAGACCTTCTGGTCGGAGTAATTCACCAGTTTAACGGTGGGCCGGGTATCCAGGGTGATGTCAAAATCGAGGGCGCTGGCTTTGCGGCCGGGGATCTCCACCGCCCGGCTGAGCGAGGCCGTGCCGATCTGTTCGCGGTTTTTGTTCAGCAATGCCACGTCCATGTCGTTCAGTTTGAGTTTGTAACGGTTGGGGTTGAGCACGCTGAGCGAGATCTCCAGCCTGATCTTGTCCGGATCGATGGAGACGACCTTGATGTCGTGGATTTTTTCCACCTTGGGGCTTTTGAAGAACAATTTGCAAGATCCCAGGCTCAGCAGAGCCGCACAGATCAGCAGGCAATTGAGTGCATTACGCATCTGTACCTCACGTGTTGGTTTTATGTTTGCAGGTCAAACTCGATCCAGGGGCCGAAGCTGCGGAACCAGTTCTCCAGCGCGAACACGTTGAAGATCATCTCCGCCTGGGAGTTGTCGCCCTTCTGATATTTTTGCCAGTTAGCCCAAACGCGGGGCAGGTCCCAAATCCCGCGGCGGCGGAATTCCGTGGAGCTGAACAGTTCGTTCACGGCCGCTTTCATCCCCCCGCGCAGCCATACGGCGTGGAAGGGGGATCCGAACACAGCTTTGTCCCGGCGTTCCGCGATGGCCCGGGGAACGATGGGGCGCATGGCCTGGCGGTGGATGTGCTTTCCGGACGCGTGGCGGATCTTGAAGGCGGAGGGCAGAGAAAAGGCGAATTCCACCAGTTCGTGGTCCAAAAAGGGCACCCGGCTTTCGATCGAGGCGGCCATGGACATGCGGTCCTCCCAGTGCAGCAGGGTGGGCAGGGAGGTGAAATAGACCTCATTGTAAAGGAAGTTGGCCAGCCTGGTCCCCTCCAGATCGGCGATGCGCGAGAGGATGCCGGTTTCCAGCGATCTCTTGGCCTGGGTTGTGAATTCCCGGTTAAAGGGTTCGAAGCGCAGGTGCCAGAATTCCATCTCGTACAGCCGGGATTCCGGAAACGCTGCCGCCAGCAGGGTTTTCGCGATCCCCGCCAGGTTTTGGGGGAGGGTGTGGTTGCTTAGGTAAGCCTTCAGTTCGGTGCCGATTTTTCCCTGCCGCCGGTCCCGCAGCAGGTCGCCCAGCCAGCGGTATTGCGCGTGTTTGTAGCCGGCTGTGAGTTCATCGCTGCCCTGTCCGTCCAGCAACACTTTCACGCCGTGCTCCCGCGCCAGGCGCATCACGGCGTATTGCGCGGCGAATCCCGCTCCCAGCGGCAGATCGTTGAACCAGGTGGCTTCGGCGAACCACTGCAGCGCGTCGTCCACCTTGGGTGACGTGAGATGCGAAACACAGCCGCAGGCCGAGGCCACTTCAGCGATCCAGCGCCGTTCATCGAGCTGGGGCAGCTCGGCAAAATAGGAGGAAAAGGTCTGCAGTTGGATGTCGCTGTGCCGCACGGCGCTGCACACGATGGCCGAGGAATCCAAGCCGCCGCTCAGGCAGGCCCCAACCTCCACATCCGAGCGCATCTGCCAGCCCACCGCGCGTTGGAACAGGGCGCGGTACCTTTCGGTGGCGTCTTCCAGGGACAAAGTGCTGCTGCCAAAGGTGGAGGGGTCCAGGCGATGATGGGTCCACACCGCGATCTGCCCGTCTTTCACGGCCATGGCGGTGCCTGGCTCCAGGGCGTGGATGTTGGTCCAGAAGGTTTCACCGCCGTAAACCTGCAGTGAATTGATCTTCATGGCGCGCCAGAGCATCGGCCGGTTCAGGCTTTTGTTCACGGGCGTAAGCAGCAGCTGTTTGATCTCCGAGCCGAAATATAGAACCTGGTCGTGGATGCAGTAGTAGAAAGGTTTCACGCCAAAGCGGTCCCTCGCGCAGAACAGCCGGCGCTGCTTTTCATCCCAGATGGCCAGGACCCAGATGCCGTTGAACCTTTTCAAACAGTCATCTCCCCAGGCGTGGTAAGCCTTGAGGATCACCTCGGTGTCGGAGCGGCTGCGGAACCCATATCCTGCCCTGTTCAGCTCTTCGCGCAGCTCCACATGGTTGTAGATCTCACCGTTGAAAACAATGTGCAGGCCCAGTTCCGGATCGCTCATGGGCTGATGTCCGCCGGCCCCCGGATCGAGGATGGCCAGGCGGCGGAAACCAAAGCCCAGCCTTGCTTTTTCCCCTTCATCCAGCCGCGGATGCAGGGCCTTCACTTCCGCGGAGGAATCCTGGCCGGAAAACGACTCCCTGACGCCGGTTTCAGGGCTGCAGAGGAAATAGCCCTCGTCATCCGGCCCGCGGTGCCTGACCGTGTTGGTCATTTCCCTCAGCAGCCGGATGTCAGCGATTCTTTCCGCGTCGAGACAAAGGATTCCGCTTATTCCGCACATGATGGGGTAGCAGATATCTGAACCTTTGAATATGGTCAAGCTAATTTTGGACGGCTCCCAATATCAATACGGTATCAATACGGAATCATTACGGATGAAATCCGTATTGATTCCGTATTGATACCGTATTGATATTGGGAGCGAAGGCGGTGTGTTAGTGGAGACAAATTTGTTGACAGGAACCAATGTTCATCTAAGCGGGTCTGAGTGGTTTCCGGCAAATCTTTGCCGGAGCGGATGACCCATCAAGAAAGTGAGGCCGAACATGAAACACAAACCCGTAACCTTGTTGCTGATCCTGCTGCTGGCGGGAAACCTCAGCGCTTTGCATTTTGCCCGCTGGAGCACCTCCATGGGCTCGTTCACCGCTGAGATTTACGATCAGTGGGTGCCGATAACCGCCAATAACTTCATTTCGCTTGCCAACAGCGGCTTTTACAACGATCTGATCTTCCACCGCGTGGTGGCGGGCTTTGTGATCCAGGACGGCTGTCCCCAGGGTACAGGTTATGGCGGGCCGGGATACACCATTCCCGACGAATTCCACCCCAACCTGCATCACGACCAGGCCGGGATCCTGGCCATGGCGCATTCTTCCGCGCCAAACTCCGCCGGGTCTCAATATTACCTCACCCTGGTTCCCACCCCCAATCTGGACGGCAACTACGCGATCTTTGGCAAAGTAATCCAGGGCCTGGACACCGTTCTGGCGATCGGCCAGGTGCCGGTGGATGCCGACGACAGGCCGCTGACGCCTGTGACCATCGACACTTTGAGGATCCTGGACCTGGCCATAATGAACGTGACGCCCTCCGATTCCAGCACGGTAACGGTGAACGTGAACGAGCCGCAGATGTTCGTGGTGGAAACGGTGTCCAACCTGCCCACGCAGTATGACTGGATGGTGGACGGAGCGCAGGCCGTGGGCATGGATTTCATCCTGGAAACCACATTTTCCACCCCCGGCCTCCACTCCGTGGCTTGCGTGATCAGCAACGCCGACTGGACCCACACCATCGCGTGGAATGTCCTGGCGGAGGGAACAAATGTTGAAGACAGCGTCCCGCCGGTGCTACAAGGACTGGAGATCATGCCCCACCCCCTGCGGGAGGGGGCCACGCTGAGACTGGCTGAGGGCCGCGGCGGACCTGTTCAGGTAAGTGTTTATGACCTCCGGGGCCGCTTGCTGATCGCGGCGCCTGAGCCACTGAAGCAAGGCTCCGAGTGGTTTTGGGATGGCTGTGATGCCCGGGGTAAACGCCTTCCGGCCGGGATCTACGTGATCCGGGCTAGTTCGGCGGACCAAAGTTATTCGCGGCGCTGTGTGGTTTTCTAAAAAGGCTCTCTGGCAAACCGAGGTGGTGGGAGTAAAACACTCGTCCCTTGGTAAGATAATGACGCTCCGGAGCGGGTTGGGCTGAATGTTCTGCCGCGTTAATGGAGGCGCAAACGTCCCCGTTTGCGAAGCTTCGCAGAAGCTTGTCTTTAGATTCCGAAAGGCCCTCCCGGCCTTTGCAGACGGGGACGTCTGCCACTCCTGTTTTCTGCTGGAGTCGAAGCTCGTGACTCGCCCGACTCCAGCTTCACCGCCCGGAATGACACTCCGGAGCGGGTTGGGCTGAATGTCCTGCCGCGTTAATGGAGGCGCAAACGTCCCCGTTTGCGAAGCTTCGCAGAAGCTTGTCTTTAGATTCCGAAAGGCCCTCCCGGCCTTGGCAGACGGGGACGTCTGCCACTCCTGTTTTCTGCTGGAGTCGAAGCTCGTGACTCGCCCGACTCCAGCTTCACCGCCCGGAATGACACTCCGGAGCGGGTTGGGCTGAATGTCCTGCCGCGTTAATGGAGGCGCAAACGTCCCCGTTTGCGAAGCTTCGCAGAAGCTTGTCTGTAGATTCCGAAAGGCCCTCCCGGCCTTGGCAGACGTGGACGTCTGCCTCTCCTGTTTTCTGCTGGAGTCGAAGCTCGTGGCTCGCTCTGCTCCAGCTTCACCGCCCGGAATGACGGAACGGGGGCGTCCGGTTGAAGCCGGTGTTCCGTGCAGGTGTGACAGCCTCCCCTGCTATCTGAGGGGCGGTTTGTTCGCCACCAGCTGCAGCAGCCTGCCTTCCCCGGCAGGCAACGAGATGTGGGCCTCGCTGTTGATGATGGGGTGAAACATCCGGTCGTGGGGGTCCCAGAGTCCCGGATCAGGGCCGTAGGCGGCCAGTTTTTTCCGGTCGAAGGTGAGGGTGAGGATCTGGGCCTCAGCTTCCGGAAAATACTCAGCGAATTCCCGGTCCGGAACGTAAAGCGGATCAGTGATGGTGCCGGGGCGGAAGAAATTGCCGCGCCGGTTCACCAGCATGAACCAGGGTTTGTCCTCGGCGTCCTGGTACAAGGCGCACTGCACGAAGCCTTCGTAATCGCCGTTACCCTGTTTCAGCACTTGCAGCCGCTTGATCAGGTTTTTCTTTTGCCACCTGCTGTTGGGGGCTTTTTTGGTGCCTATGGTCTCCGCTGACAGCCAGGTGAGTCCGCGGATGATCTTTCCGTAGCCCAGAACCCGGAGATTGCTGGAGGCCACGGCGGGCCAGGCGATGGGGTCAGGTTCCGGATCAGGGAAGTTTTTGGCCCCCCTTTGGGAAAAGAGCACCGCGCGGTTGCCGTAACCCTCGGCATCGGGAAACACCCTGAGGCGGTAGTGGATGATGCCGTCCGGCTTGTAGCAGAGAGGCAGATAGAGCAGCGCTTTTTGGGTGGCGGAGGGGGGCTGGATCCAGGTTAGCCATCTGTCGCCGCCGCTGTTTTTCACCCAGTTCCCCAAAACCTGCACGATGGGCAGGAAGGAGCGGCCTTTCTTTTCATCGCGGTAGAGCATGCTGCCCCGGTAAACCCGCAGCAGCTTTTGGTCCAGCACATCCTGGATGAACAGGCCGGAACCTCTGTCTTTCGGGCCCCATTTGAGGTCCGGCGCGAGGGGATAGATGTCCGGCGCGATGATCTGCGGCTGGGCGAGCTTGCGGAAGGCGTCCACGTGATCGTAATAGACCTGGTTTTGCTTGTCGAGCACGAAGTTTTTTCCCTGATAGTCGTACACGGCGGTGAAAACCCTGGTGCCAGCCTCATGGGCGGCGTCCTCGATCAGTTTGAAGCCGGCGAACTGGCCCAGGTGGGGTTCGTCGAAAGTGTAAAAACCGCTCAGGTTGCCAGCTCCGGCTGCCACCAGGCTCAGCATGCGTTCCTGGATCCCCTGGCGCATCACGGTCCGGTTCGTCACCAAGTCGTGATGCAGCTGGTCCTCGATCTCCACATAGTCCAGCTCCACATCGCAATTGCCGTACCACCAAAGGCGGGGATTGAGGTTCACCAGACGCAGCAGCTCCTGGGAATCGGGAGTGGCCGGATCGCCGTCGTGATCGGCGCTCAGCAGGTTCGCGGCCAGCAGGTCGGAGTAGGGTATCCGCAGAGTGATCTCTGTGAAGTCGCCTCCGGAAGAGAGCAGCAGGTCGTTGAGCCGGAAAACGGTTTCGGTGAGCCCGCGGTCCTGGTTGAGATGGCGCAAAACCCTGGCCTGGGCGGAAAAAACGCCGCCCTGAAGTTCGTAGCCGCTCACATCGAAGCGCAGCAGGGGTTCGTCGATCCGCAGGTCTTTTTTCACCTTGCCGATCCGGAAGCGGTAGGTTACGCGGATGAAGCTGTTCTCATGCCCCGGGGGATCGAGCTGGCGCAGCACGAATTCTTTGCCAAAGCGCACATAAGCCCCGTTTTTATTGGGCCAGCGATATCGGAGATCGGTGAGCAGCCAGCCCGGCCTGTCTTTCCCCATGCTTGCCTGCCAGGCCCAGCCGTAGGAAGCTCCGGCGATGTCGACAGGCCTGCCCACCCGCGGCATCTTCTTGTCGCTGCGGGCGGCATACCAATGCTGATTGTCCAGGCCGTCGCCGTATTTCAGGTCCTTTTCGCTGGCGAATTCGGCTTCAAAACGGAGCAGGTTGTTCGTGGACAGGGCGTAGCTGGGATAACTCTTAACATCGGAGGAGGGGCCGGGCCAGGTTTTGTCTGCCAGCCAGGCGTCCAGGCCGAAGCTGTCAAGCTCCTTCAGCAGGGTGGCCAGGTCGGCATTGTCCTCAAAAGTTTCCACCAGGTTGGAATTGTAGCCAAGGGCTTGCATCTGCCTGTATAGGGCTTCCCGCTGGGCGGAGTTTCCGCTGTTGCGCAGATAGGAGTAGGTTCCCAGTAAAAAATCGTCTGAGTGCTTTGCCGCCAGGGGCGGCAAGATCAGGCAAGCCAGCACGCAGGCCAGCAGGATCGGGGTAACTGCCGTTCTGGTCATCATCTGTCTCCTTGTTTGGTGTTGATCATCCCGGAGGGCGATATCACTTTCTCGGCTGAGGGCCGCATCCGGTCAAGCGATTTTTCCGGGCTGGCCAGTTTTGGGGCCGGTCACTCGCTGAGGTTGATCTTGCGTGAGCGGAACCCGTAGCCCAGCACGTCGTAGACGTCCGTAACGATCATGAACGCGTCGGGATCGATGTCTTTCACGATGTCCGTGAGCAGGGGTACCTGGCGGCGGTTGATCACACAGAAGAGCACCTCGGTCTCTTTTTTCTCGTAACCGCCCAGGGCCTTGAAAAAAGTTACGCCGCGGTCGAGTTCCGTGTAGATGTCCTCCTTGATCTCGTCAACCTTGGGCGAGATCACGTAAACACCTTTGATGTAGGGCAGGCCTTCGGAAGCGAGGTCGGTGATCTTGGTGGTGATGAAGAGGTTGATGTAGCCCCAGATGAGGATCTTGGGGTCTTTGAGCAGGATGGCCACCAGCAGGATGATCCCGCTTTCCACGATGTAGTAGCCGGTGCCGATGGAAACCCCGGCCTTCTGTTTGATCAGGGCCACGGGGATGTCCGTGCCGCCGGTGGAGCCACGGGATTTGAAAATGATGCCGAGGCCGAGGCCCAGCACCACGGAACCCGCGATGGCTGAAAGGAGCAGGTCTTCCGGGCCGAGGTAGGCAAAGATGGTGCGGCCCTGATAGCTGTAAGTATGCTCTCCCAGGCTCAGGATGCCTATCCTGGCGATGTTTTGGATGTTAACCAGATCGGTGAAAACAGATGAGATAAGCATGCCCAGCACGGATTTGGCGCCGAAGGATCTGCCGATGAAGATGAAACTGATCACGAACAGCGGGATGTTCAGAATGATCATGGACATGCCCACGGGGATGCGGAAATAGAAATTCAGCACCTGGGCGAGACCGCCCACGCCGCCCGGAGCCATGTTGTAAGGCATCAAAAACCAGGCGTAGCCGATGGCCACCAGCAAAGCCCCAAACACTATCCCGGCCATGTATTTGGCTTCCCGGAGGAAGAGCTGTTTTCCCTGTAATTTCTTCATTTTTAGTTCTCCTAATAGCTTGACGGATTGGCGCGCTTCAGAATGATGGCATCTTCGTGCGGGATTGGCTTCGGATGGGAGTTTCAGCCCCGCTGGCAAAACTTTGACAAGGAACATCAGATGATCATCGACCTGAGATTTGACGGCAACAAACACAGCCATATCGAACTGGAAGCGGCAAAACCGATCCGCGAGATCCTGAAAGGCACGGACATCCCTGCCGACAGGATCTTGTCCTACAAAATTGACCACGTCCGTTATGTCAATGATGAATATACTCCCACGCAAAACATGCTGGTGGATTGCATCTCATACAACCACCCCGAAGGCAGCCGGATCTACCAGGACTCCGTGATCTTCATCCTGGCCAAGGCGTTGAACGCTATCCTGGGAGCGGGGCATGCCCTGGTGATCGAACACTCAATCGGCGACGGCGTCTTTTGCGAGGTATTCGGCACCCAAAGCTGGACTCCGAATGACTGCCAGCGGGTGAAAGAGGAAATGCTGCGGATCGTGGAGGGCGACCTGCCGATCGACAAGATTTTGGTGAAAACCCGGGAGGCACTGGAGATCTTCAGCACCATGGGCCGGAAGGACGTGATCAAGAACCTGCAGTATCGTTTCAGCGAAGAGGTTTACGTTTACCGCTGCGGCAAGTATTACGACCGCTTTCTGCGCCCCCTGGCGGACAGGACCGGCATGGTGAGGGAATTCGACGTGGTGTACAAGGAAACCGGCTTCGTGTTGAGGTTTCCCACCGGCAGGGAATGCCGCCTCGCCCAGCCCTTCGTGCTGCCGGAAAAGATATTCCAACTGCACCAGGAACACGACAAATGGCTGGATATCCTGCGCGTGCACAACATCATCGACATCAACAAACTGACCGACAACTACGAGATCTCGGAATTCATCCTGGTGGAGGAAGCCCTGCACGAAAAGAAGATCGCCGAGATCGCCGCCGACATCGTTAAACACCCGGAAGTGAAGTTGATCCTGATCGCCGGGCCTTCCTCCTCCGGCAAGACCACCTTCGCCAAACGCCTGTCCATCCAGCTGCAGGCCTCCAAAGCCAAACCGAACGTGGTGGGCCTCGATGATTATTTTATCGACCGAGACAAAACCGTGCGCAAGGACAGCGGCGAATTTGACTTCGAATCCATTTATGCCCTGGACCTGGAGTATCTTAACAAACAGCTTACCCAGCTGCTCAGCGGCGAGGAGGTGGAGCTGCCGCATTACGATTTCACCCGCGGCATGCGCCGCCGCAGCAACAAGATCATCAGGCTGCGCGAGGAAGACGTGATCGTGATGGAAGGCATCCACGGCCTCAACGACGAACTCACCGCGGCCATTCCGGCCAACCGCAAAGCCAAGATCTACGTGAGCGCCCTGAATCAGCTCAACATAGACAACCACAATCGCGTGGCCACCACCGACTGCCGTTTGCTGCGCCGGATGATCCGAGACCACCAATACCGCGGCTACACAGCCACAGAGACCATGCTGCGCTGGCCCAGTGTGCGAGAAGGCGAGGAAAAGAACATCTTCCCCTATCAGGAAAACGCGGATTATATGTTCAACAGCAGCCTCACCTACGAGCTGGGAGTGCTGCGCAAACACGCCTGGAAACTGCTTCTTTCGGTTCCCAAAAGCTCCGCCGCCTACACCGAGGCCCAGCGACTGCTGGCCCTGCTGGCCAACGTCAAAGACATCCCGGACGCTCTGGTGCCCTACAACTCGATCATCAGGGAATTCACCAACGGCTCCATCTTCAGGTACTGAGCGTGAACAGGATCCATATTCTGGCCGATGACGTGCGCAACAAGATCGCCGCGGGCGAGGTGATCGAACGGCCGGCCTCTGTGGTGAAGGAACTGGTGGAAAACGCCATCGACGCCGGCGCCACCCAGATCACGGTGGCGGTGGAGAACGGTGGCAAGGACCTGATCCAGGTGAGCGACAACGGCTGCGGCATGAGCCCGGACGACGCTCTGCTGGCCTTTGAACGCCACGCCACCAGCAAGATCAAGACCGTGGGCGACATCATCAGCATCGGCACCCTCGGTTTTCGCGGGGAAGCCCTGCCCAGC
Coding sequences:
- the secG gene encoding preprotein translocase subunit SecG, whose protein sequence is MLIYTIALVIHIIISAALVLVILSQTSKGGLDANLGGAAMNVFGGSGASKFLRKWTQILGVIFVVSCLFLAFQVSRVNETKAPKVLNEKFGDTKAPAPQSAPAAQPAQAAPAGSAPQQPQTPPAETNPGN
- a CDS encoding YitT family protein; this translates as MKKLQGKQLFLREAKYMAGIVFGALLVAIGYAWFLMPYNMAPGGVGGLAQVLNFYFRIPVGMSMIILNIPLFVISFIFIGRSFGAKSVLGMLISSVFTDLVNIQNIARIGILSLGEHTYSYQGRTIFAYLGPEDLLLSAIAGSVVLGLGLGIIFKSRGSTGGTDIPVALIKQKAGVSIGTGYYIVESGIILLVAILLKDPKILIWGYINLFITTKITDLASEGLPYIKGVYVISPKVDEIKEDIYTELDRGVTFFKALGGYEKKETEVLFCVINRRQVPLLTDIVKDIDPDAFMIVTDVYDVLGYGFRSRKINLSE
- a CDS encoding nucleoside kinase, with the translated sequence MIIDLRFDGNKHSHIELEAAKPIREILKGTDIPADRILSYKIDHVRYVNDEYTPTQNMLVDCISYNHPEGSRIYQDSVIFILAKALNAILGAGHALVIEHSIGDGVFCEVFGTQSWTPNDCQRVKEEMLRIVEGDLPIDKILVKTREALEIFSTMGRKDVIKNLQYRFSEEVYVYRCGKYYDRFLRPLADRTGMVREFDVVYKETGFVLRFPTGRECRLAQPFVLPEKIFQLHQEHDKWLDILRVHNIIDINKLTDNYEISEFILVEEALHEKKIAEIAADIVKHPEVKLILIAGPSSSGKTTFAKRLSIQLQASKAKPNVVGLDDYFIDRDKTVRKDSGEFDFESIYALDLEYLNKQLTQLLSGEEVELPHYDFTRGMRRRSNKIIRLREEDVIVMEGIHGLNDELTAAIPANRKAKIYVSALNQLNIDNHNRVATTDCRLLRRMIRDHQYRGYTATETMLRWPSVREGEEKNIFPYQENADYMFNSSLTYELGVLRKHAWKLLLSVPKSSAAYTEAQRLLALLANVKDIPDALVPYNSIIREFTNGSIFRY
- the asnB gene encoding asparagine synthase (glutamine-hydrolyzing); this encodes MTIFKGSDICYPIMCGISGILCLDAERIADIRLLREMTNTVRHRGPDDEGYFLCSPETGVRESFSGQDSSAEVKALHPRLDEGEKARLGFGFRRLAILDPGAGGHQPMSDPELGLHIVFNGEIYNHVELREELNRAGYGFRSRSDTEVILKAYHAWGDDCLKRFNGIWVLAIWDEKQRRLFCARDRFGVKPFYYCIHDQVLYFGSEIKQLLLTPVNKSLNRPMLWRAMKINSLQVYGGETFWTNIHALEPGTAMAVKDGQIAVWTHHRLDPSTFGSSTLSLEDATERYRALFQRAVGWQMRSDVEVGACLSGGLDSSAIVCSAVRHSDIQLQTFSSYFAELPQLDERRWIAEVASACGCVSHLTSPKVDDALQWFAEATWFNDLPLGAGFAAQYAVMRLAREHGVKVLLDGQGSDELTAGYKHAQYRWLGDLLRDRRQGKIGTELKAYLSNHTLPQNLAGIAKTLLAAAFPESRLYEMEFWHLRFEPFNREFTTQAKRSLETGILSRIADLEGTRLANFLYNEVYFTSLPTLLHWEDRMSMAASIESRVPFLDHELVEFAFSLPSAFKIRHASGKHIHRQAMRPIVPRAIAERRDKAVFGSPFHAVWLRGGMKAAVNELFSSTEFRRRGIWDLPRVWANWQKYQKGDNSQAEMIFNVFALENWFRSFGPWIEFDLQT
- a CDS encoding peptidylprolyl isomerase, which encodes MKHKPVTLLLILLLAGNLSALHFARWSTSMGSFTAEIYDQWVPITANNFISLANSGFYNDLIFHRVVAGFVIQDGCPQGTGYGGPGYTIPDEFHPNLHHDQAGILAMAHSSAPNSAGSQYYLTLVPTPNLDGNYAIFGKVIQGLDTVLAIGQVPVDADDRPLTPVTIDTLRILDLAIMNVTPSDSSTVTVNVNEPQMFVVETVSNLPTQYDWMVDGAQAVGMDFILETTFSTPGLHSVACVISNADWTHTIAWNVLAEGTNVEDSVPPVLQGLEIMPHPLREGATLRLAEGRGGPVQVSVYDLRGRLLIAAPEPLKQGSEWFWDGCDARGKRLPAGIYVIRASSADQSYSRRCVVF
- a CDS encoding DMT family transporter, whose translation is MAAYLTLLLTAAIWGLAFVAQRKGMDSLDPFTFNALRFALGAVCVALPGWFSKAKNPSAQIASADPAPLEWNSWKGPLLLGSLLFLAASLQQFGMLWTGAGSAGFITGLYVVFVPLIGLGRGQKLNPPLALAVALSLAGLVLINGKPNLQATLGNSLVLAGAVFWALHVQLIDKLTKSHSSLRLAQFQYWVCAFLSLAGSLVHRVHSHQGIFTAKLLAGVRTASLPLLYAGIMSVGVAFTLQLHAQKKVQPHAASVILCLEGVFAMLGGWLLLREKVSSTAILGAALLLAAMLVSVWQERRDFLIDKKAASKT